One segment of Campylobacter hominis ATCC BAA-381 DNA contains the following:
- a CDS encoding ferritin family protein, which yields MRQYEVYKCLKCGNVVEVQNVGGGKLTCCGVEMECITKNLTEVNLMKAFAGESQARNKYDLYGDIADKAGFKAIADHFHEAADNEKKHARMEFQKYCELTKKPLDDMVENLVDAANGENYEHTTMYPNFAKIAEEEGMKDVATLFKNISKVETEHEREYLELKEMYEKDAFFNDEDANQAWVCRKCGYVHRGKKAPGACPVCKHPREFFKREYLG from the coding sequence ATGAGACAATACGAAGTTTATAAATGCCTAAAATGCGGCAATGTCGTAGAAGTTCAAAATGTTGGCGGCGGTAAACTGACCTGTTGCGGAGTTGAAATGGAATGCATTACAAAAAACCTTACCGAGGTCAATTTGATGAAAGCTTTCGCCGGCGAATCTCAAGCAAGAAATAAATATGATTTATACGGAGATATAGCGGACAAAGCCGGTTTTAAAGCAATTGCGGATCATTTCCACGAAGCTGCGGATAATGAGAAAAAACATGCAAGAATGGAATTTCAAAAATATTGCGAACTTACAAAAAAACCGCTTGATGATATGGTTGAAAATCTAGTGGATGCCGCTAACGGCGAAAACTACGAGCATACAACTATGTATCCTAATTTTGCTAAAATCGCGGAAGAAGAAGGCATGAAAGATGTCGCTACATTGTTTAAAAATATTTCAAAAGTGGAAACAGAACACGAAAGAGAATATTTAGAGCTAAAAGAAATGTATGAAAAAGACGCATTTTTCAACGACGAAGATGCAAATCAAGCATGGGTTTGCAGAAAATGCGGTTATGTTCATCGCGGTAAAAAAGCTCCAGGAGCTTGCCCGGTTTGCAAACATCCTAGAGAATTCTTCAAACGTGAATATTTAGGCTGA
- the mqnP gene encoding menaquinone biosynthesis prenyltransferase MqnP, translated as MGKFKQILCDISELIVFKHSIFSLTFIFTAMITASKILNNSMWFGFKLLILGILCAVSARNFAMACNRLIDEDIDRPNPRCANRPSVDGRIGHGNLILFIVLNGIFFVVVSYFINSLAFKLSFVFLFLLFIYSFFKRFSSTAHIMLGVCSALAPLAGAIAVLGYIPLWSLLLACASAFWVGGFDILYSLQDIDYDRKAGLYSIPSIYGENASLFISALFHAVTVLFWLFYAGAAGLGFWAYSGIIISALILVKEHRIVRKDFSKIDRAFFTLNGYLGIMFFVFIFIDLWN; from the coding sequence ATGGGAAAATTTAAGCAAATTTTATGTGATATAAGCGAGCTTATCGTTTTTAAACACTCTATTTTTTCGCTTACATTTATTTTTACCGCTATGATTACAGCTTCCAAAATTTTAAATAACTCTATGTGGTTCGGTTTTAAACTTTTGATTTTAGGAATTTTATGCGCTGTAAGTGCGCGAAATTTTGCTATGGCGTGCAACCGTCTGATCGATGAAGATATAGATCGTCCAAATCCGCGCTGCGCAAATCGTCCCAGTGTAGATGGCAGAATAGGGCACGGAAATTTAATTTTGTTTATTGTTTTAAACGGCATATTTTTTGTGGTTGTATCATATTTCATAAATTCACTTGCCTTTAAACTTTCATTTGTTTTTTTATTTTTACTATTTATTTATTCGTTTTTTAAACGCTTTTCTTCTACAGCTCACATTATGCTCGGGGTTTGTTCGGCTCTTGCGCCGCTTGCAGGTGCTATTGCCGTTCTTGGATATATTCCGCTTTGGTCCTTGCTTTTAGCTTGTGCTTCAGCTTTTTGGGTTGGCGGATTTGATATTCTGTATTCTTTACAGGATATAGATTATGATCGTAAAGCCGGGCTTTACAGTATTCCATCAATTTACGGAGAAAATGCAAGTTTATTTATTTCAGCTTTATTTCACGCAGTTACCGTTCTTTTCTGGTTGTTTTATGCAGGAGCGGCAGGTCTTGGATTTTGGGCGTATTCGGGCATTATTATCTCCGCACTTATTTTGGTGAAAGAGCATAGAATAGTTCGCAAAGATTTTAGTAAAATTGATAGAGCATTTTTTACATTAAACGGCTATTTAGGTATAATGTTTTTTGTTTTTATTTTTATTGATTTGTGGAATTAA